The Solibacillus daqui genome has a segment encoding these proteins:
- a CDS encoding MogA/MoaB family molybdenum cofactor biosynthesis protein, translating to MHPSHHDLRIGAAILTVSDTRSTADDLGGQRIQSLLREASFEVIDYQITKDEPSEITNHVKKWCSNQSINAIIVTGGTGFTPRDQTYDTILPLFEKEMVGFGELFRSLSYEEIGPKAMFSRATAGCREKSAIYVLPGSLNAVTLAMTKLILPTVQHFVGELDRL from the coding sequence TTGCACCCTTCACATCATGATCTCCGTATAGGAGCTGCCATTTTAACCGTGAGCGACACGCGATCAACGGCGGATGATCTTGGCGGCCAACGAATTCAATCATTACTTCGAGAAGCTTCTTTTGAAGTAATAGACTATCAAATAACAAAAGATGAACCATCCGAGATAACAAATCATGTAAAAAAATGGTGTTCAAATCAAAGCATCAATGCGATAATCGTCACTGGCGGAACAGGTTTTACACCAAGAGATCAAACCTATGACACCATTCTCCCCCTTTTCGAAAAAGAAATGGTAGGTTTTGGAGAATTGTTTCGGTCATTAAGTTATGAAGAAATTGGTCCAAAAGCCATGTTTAGTCGTGCAACAGCAGGATGCCGGGAAAAATCCGCCATCTATGTACTGCCAGGTTCCCTCAATGCGGTAACTCTTGCAATGACTAAACTCATTCTCCCTACTGTACAACATTTTGTCGGTGAGCTGGATCGCCTATGA
- a CDS encoding molybdenum cofactor guanylyltransferase, whose product MKIAGVVLAGGQSSRYGQPKMFELFADQPLYKNSLIALQENRLQPLIIATNASLQSKFAGDKIHIIIEDQPHQGPLSALQNIMINFPDVEWFFMLASDMPYMNADFVQTMLTFIDDHYDAIVPEQVSRIQPLAAIYRRTALSKATRLIQQNKKSMKVLLEQIQVCYVDFEEEYPTFVNINTPLDWSQTAKKESTYE is encoded by the coding sequence ATGAAAATTGCCGGTGTTGTTTTAGCTGGCGGTCAATCTTCTAGGTATGGCCAGCCAAAAATGTTTGAACTGTTTGCTGATCAGCCTTTGTATAAGAATAGTCTTATTGCCTTACAAGAAAATCGGCTACAGCCTTTAATCATCGCTACGAATGCCAGCCTGCAATCGAAATTCGCAGGAGATAAGATCCACATAATTATTGAGGACCAGCCTCATCAGGGACCTTTGTCCGCCTTGCAAAACATCATGATAAATTTCCCTGATGTTGAGTGGTTTTTTATGCTAGCTAGTGATATGCCTTATATGAATGCAGATTTTGTCCAAACCATGCTTACATTTATCGATGATCATTATGATGCGATTGTTCCTGAACAGGTTTCAAGAATACAACCTCTTGCTGCCATTTATCGACGTACTGCCTTATCAAAAGCAACGCGATTAATCCAGCAAAACAAGAAAAGCATGAAAGTTCTGTTAGAGCAAATTCAAGTTTGTTATGTTGATTTTGAAGAAGAATATCCAACATTCGTCAATATCAATACTCCACTCGATTGGTCACAAACAGCTAAAAAGGAGTCAACTTATGAATAA
- the moaC gene encoding cyclic pyranopterin monophosphate synthase MoaC, which translates to MNNFTHWNEEGRPKMVDISEKEISKRTAIARSTITLSDAVYEAIQQGGIKKGDPTQVAQIAGIMGAKKTADIIPMCHPIMLQGTDFQFEYKKADDGYELHIQATVKCSGKTGVEMEALTAVSVAALTFYDMCKAVDKNMVIKETYLVQKTGGKSGTYMHK; encoded by the coding sequence ATGAATAATTTTACCCACTGGAACGAAGAAGGTCGCCCTAAGATGGTCGACATTTCAGAAAAAGAAATTTCAAAACGCACAGCCATCGCCCGCAGTACCATTACTTTATCTGATGCTGTCTATGAAGCCATCCAACAAGGCGGCATAAAGAAGGGTGATCCTACACAAGTAGCACAAATTGCAGGGATTATGGGTGCCAAAAAAACAGCAGATATTATCCCGATGTGTCACCCGATCATGCTGCAAGGAACAGATTTCCAATTTGAGTACAAAAAAGCAGATGATGGCTATGAACTTCATATTCAAGCTACCGTAAAATGCAGTGGGAAAACAGGTGTCGAAATGGAAGCATTAACTGCTGTGTCCGTTGCCGCGCTGACATTTTATGATATGTGTAAAGCCGTCGATAAAAATATGGTGATTAAAGAAACCTATCTTGTTCAAAAAACAGGTGGAAAAAGCGGCACTTATATGCATAAATAA
- the moaA gene encoding GTP 3',8-cyclase MoaA, producing the protein MTNLRDQLHRPLRDLRISVTDRCNFRCQYCMPAEVFGPDFAFLPPDKILSFEEIERLVKIFVSLGVKKVRITGGEPLLRRDLPKLIERIHRIDGVEDIALTTNGTLLKKYASDLAKAGLSRVAVSLDSLNEGRFFQINGHRGKVKTVLEGIEKAAEAGLLVKINMVVQKGVNGQDIVSMAEFFKDKQHILRFIEYMDVGNSNGWRMNDVVSKKEIIDQLHQVFPLQAVEPNYKGEVATRYQYLDDTGEVGVISSVTDSFCSTCSRARISAEGILYTCLFATEGTDLRELLRTEADDATITQCISEVWENRNDRYSDERNEQTMEKRKKSKIEMSHIGG; encoded by the coding sequence ATTACTAATCTGCGAGATCAATTGCACAGACCACTAAGAGATTTAAGGATATCAGTGACAGATCGTTGTAATTTTCGTTGTCAATATTGCATGCCAGCGGAAGTATTTGGCCCAGACTTCGCATTTTTACCGCCCGATAAAATATTAAGTTTTGAAGAAATCGAACGATTAGTAAAGATTTTTGTTTCACTAGGTGTGAAAAAAGTTCGCATTACAGGTGGCGAGCCTTTACTGCGAAGAGATTTGCCCAAATTAATTGAACGCATTCACCGTATTGATGGAGTAGAAGACATTGCCTTAACAACCAATGGCACTTTATTGAAAAAATATGCCAGTGACTTGGCGAAAGCAGGATTATCAAGAGTTGCGGTTAGTCTGGATTCGTTAAATGAAGGGCGTTTCTTCCAGATAAATGGTCATAGGGGAAAAGTGAAAACAGTATTAGAGGGCATTGAAAAAGCTGCAGAAGCGGGCTTGCTAGTGAAAATTAACATGGTAGTTCAAAAAGGTGTAAATGGACAAGATATTGTTTCAATGGCAGAGTTTTTCAAAGACAAACAGCATATTCTTCGTTTTATTGAATATATGGATGTAGGGAACTCAAATGGTTGGCGAATGAACGATGTTGTGTCGAAGAAGGAAATTATTGATCAGCTTCATCAAGTTTTTCCGCTCCAAGCAGTTGAGCCTAATTATAAAGGTGAAGTAGCTACGCGCTATCAATATCTAGATGATACAGGTGAAGTAGGTGTCATATCATCTGTAACAGATTCATTCTGTTCAACTTGTTCGCGTGCCCGTATTTCAGCGGAAGGGATATTATATACTTGCCTCTTTGCAACAGAAGGAACGGATCTACGAGAATTATTAAGAACAGAGGCAGATGATGCAACAATCACCCAATGCATATCGGAAGTTTGGGAGAATAGAAATGACCGCTATTCTGATGAACGAAATGAACAGACGATGGAAAAAAGAAAAAAATCAAAAATCGAAATGTCGCACATCGGCGGATAA
- the fdhD gene encoding formate dehydrogenase accessory sulfurtransferase FdhD, whose amino-acid sequence MKKAVTREILRIENNQVKEIEDLVVTEHAVTIKINQQEFVTMVSTPEYVEDMVVGYLASERIIRSFEDIEEIWYQEKDGFVHVKTKQINPIYQQVQNKRYITSCCGMSRQGFVFVNDALVSKKMEGINVRITTDDCFRLMEEMQNSAVTFQKTGGVHNAALCDVNGIVLSRMDIGRHNALDKIYGYCLRNNISMRDKIIVFSGRISSEILLKVSKIGCEIVLSKSAPTELALELAEQLGITTVGFIRQNTLNIYTHKERIQLPANEPID is encoded by the coding sequence ATGAAAAAAGCAGTAACCCGAGAAATTCTGCGCATTGAAAATAATCAAGTTAAAGAAATAGAAGATCTAGTTGTCACAGAACACGCGGTCACAATTAAGATTAATCAGCAAGAATTCGTTACAATGGTTTCCACACCGGAGTATGTAGAAGATATGGTAGTGGGATATTTAGCATCAGAACGAATCATTCGCAGTTTTGAGGATATTGAAGAAATTTGGTACCAGGAAAAAGATGGTTTTGTGCATGTTAAAACAAAGCAAATAAATCCTATCTATCAACAAGTTCAAAATAAACGCTATATCACTTCTTGTTGTGGCATGAGCCGCCAAGGTTTCGTTTTTGTTAATGATGCATTAGTATCCAAAAAAATGGAAGGTATTAATGTGCGCATTACAACAGATGATTGTTTTCGTCTAATGGAGGAGATGCAGAATTCGGCTGTGACATTCCAAAAAACTGGTGGTGTTCATAATGCAGCACTATGCGATGTGAATGGTATTGTCTTAAGTCGCATGGATATTGGACGTCATAATGCACTTGATAAAATTTACGGATATTGCTTAAGAAATAACATAAGTATGAGAGACAAAATCATTGTATTTAGCGGAAGGATTTCGTCTGAGATATTACTAAAAGTTTCAAAAATCGGCTGTGAAATTGTCCTGTCCAAGTCAGCACCTACAGAATTGGCTTTGGAATTGGCGGAGCAGCTGGGGATTACAACGGTCGGTTTTATTAGGCAAAACACACTAAATATTTATACCCATAAAGAGCGTATTCAATTACCTGCAAATGAACCAATCGACTAA
- a CDS encoding DUF2294 domain-containing protein, protein MSKKIHEFNDIIRKLRKELFGKGPERIHTIFTENMAISTLHGNLTPTEKFIASTPEGLKMVHAARTSMIQDLYYKATPEGMEELMGTKLLHLFTDIKIEEDFAISVFIFEKNISE, encoded by the coding sequence ATGTCAAAAAAAATACATGAATTTAACGATATTATTCGAAAACTGCGTAAAGAATTATTTGGTAAAGGACCAGAGCGTATTCATACTATTTTTACAGAAAACATGGCAATTTCAACATTGCATGGCAATCTTACACCAACAGAAAAGTTTATTGCGAGTACACCGGAAGGGTTAAAAATGGTTCATGCAGCACGTACAAGCATGATCCAAGATTTGTATTATAAAGCAACCCCGGAAGGTATGGAAGAATTGATGGGCACAAAGCTACTCCATTTATTTACAGATATCAAAATTGAAGAAGATTTTGCTATTTCTGTTTTTATTTTTGAGAAAAATATTAGTGAATAA
- the fdhF gene encoding formate dehydrogenase subunit alpha, producing the protein MTNIKINGVPYEAAEGATILETINRYSIAHPQICHVPAVDPIETCDTCIVEVGGQLVRSCSTKAIDGMDIQLTSEKAKAAQTEAMDRLLENHLLYCTVCDNNNGNCKFHNTAELMEIEHQKYPFEPKVDPHEVDMSHPFYRYDPNQCIACGQCVEVCQNLQVNETLSLDWEAERPRVIWDTGVNINDSSCVSCGQCVTVCPCNALMEKSMLGEAGFMTGIKQDMLDPMINLIKEVEPGYSGIFAVSEVEAAMRSKRTKKTKTVCTFCGVGCSFEVWTKGRKILKVEPSEGPVNAISTCIKGKFGWDFVNSEERITKPLIRKNDVFIESSWDEALDLITEKLGGIQKEFGPGSVGFISSSKITNEENYLIQKMARQLFGTNDVDNCSRYCQSPATDGLLRTVGFGGDAGTIQDIAKAGLVIIVGANPTEGHPVLATRVKRAHKLHGQKLIVADVRKHEMAERSDIFMRPKQGTDQVWLMAVTKYIIDQGWHDEAFIKENVNFYDDFKHILEKYTLDYAEEMTGISKEVLINVAEMIRDADGTCVLWGMGVTQNTGGSYTSAAISNLLLATGNYRRPGAGAYPLRGHNNVQGACDMGTLPNLLPGYQKVTDDEARAKFEKAYGVEIQPQPGRTNPQMLDAIMEGKMKAMYLVGEDMALVDADANHVDKVLSSLDFFVVQDVFLSRTAQYADVILPAAPSLEKEGTFTNTERRVQRLYQVLPTLGESKADWEILQAVACRLGADWNYSHPSEIYDEMASLSPIFSGNNYDVLEDWGSFLWGSHDGTNTPLLYVDGFNFPDKKARFALNDWVKPVEYEAQYDCHINNGRMLEHFHEGNMTNKSKGIQSKVPEIFVEVSPELAKERGIEDGTLLRLVSPNGALKLNALVTDRVQGNELFLPMNSTSKDSAINFLTGSAADVNTSTPAYKQTKVRVEVLKAKGKSPLPRTNPRNKERHPQNGVEVQRKWNRPGYVHLTTN; encoded by the coding sequence TTGACTAACATTAAAATTAATGGCGTACCGTATGAAGCAGCAGAAGGAGCTACAATTCTTGAGACCATTAATCGATATTCAATTGCCCATCCGCAGATTTGTCACGTACCTGCCGTTGACCCCATCGAAACTTGTGATACATGTATCGTTGAAGTGGGTGGACAATTAGTTCGTTCTTGTTCAACAAAAGCGATTGACGGTATGGATATCCAACTTACTTCTGAGAAGGCGAAAGCAGCACAAACAGAAGCAATGGACCGTCTACTAGAAAACCACTTATTGTACTGTACCGTTTGTGATAACAACAACGGCAATTGTAAATTCCATAACACAGCAGAATTGATGGAAATTGAACATCAGAAATATCCTTTTGAGCCAAAAGTAGATCCACATGAAGTGGACATGTCCCATCCATTTTACCGATATGATCCTAACCAATGTATCGCATGTGGACAATGTGTAGAAGTCTGTCAAAACTTACAGGTTAATGAAACATTATCCCTGGATTGGGAAGCAGAACGGCCACGCGTTATTTGGGATACTGGCGTTAACATTAATGATTCTTCCTGTGTGAGTTGCGGACAATGTGTAACCGTATGTCCATGTAACGCTTTAATGGAAAAATCCATGCTTGGAGAAGCTGGATTTATGACCGGGATTAAACAGGATATGTTAGATCCGATGATCAATTTGATCAAAGAAGTTGAACCAGGATATAGCGGTATCTTCGCAGTATCAGAAGTCGAAGCTGCCATGCGCAGTAAACGTACTAAAAAAACAAAAACCGTTTGTACTTTTTGTGGTGTAGGCTGTTCGTTTGAAGTTTGGACAAAGGGACGCAAAATTTTAAAAGTAGAACCATCTGAAGGTCCGGTAAATGCGATTTCTACTTGTATAAAAGGGAAATTCGGCTGGGACTTCGTCAACTCTGAAGAACGAATTACAAAACCACTAATTCGTAAAAACGATGTATTTATCGAATCATCATGGGATGAGGCATTAGATTTGATTACTGAAAAACTTGGCGGTATTCAAAAAGAATTTGGCCCTGGTTCTGTTGGTTTTATCTCTTCTTCAAAAATTACGAATGAAGAAAACTACTTAATTCAAAAAATGGCACGTCAATTATTTGGCACAAACGACGTTGATAACTGTTCACGTTATTGCCAATCTCCAGCTACAGATGGCTTATTGCGCACAGTTGGTTTTGGCGGTGATGCAGGGACAATCCAAGATATTGCGAAAGCTGGTCTTGTTATTATTGTTGGGGCAAACCCTACAGAAGGTCACCCTGTTTTAGCGACTCGCGTAAAACGTGCCCACAAGTTACATGGTCAAAAATTAATCGTTGCCGATGTTCGCAAGCACGAAATGGCTGAACGCTCTGACATCTTCATGCGTCCAAAACAAGGTACTGACCAAGTTTGGTTAATGGCTGTTACAAAATATATAATTGATCAAGGTTGGCATGACGAAGCCTTCATTAAAGAGAATGTCAATTTCTATGATGATTTCAAGCATATCCTTGAAAAATACACACTCGACTATGCAGAAGAAATGACAGGCATTTCTAAAGAGGTATTGATCAATGTTGCCGAAATGATTCGTGATGCTGATGGTACATGTGTTCTTTGGGGTATGGGTGTTACACAAAATACAGGTGGTTCTTATACTTCAGCAGCTATTTCAAATCTTCTTTTAGCTACTGGTAACTATCGCCGTCCAGGTGCAGGTGCCTACCCTCTTCGTGGTCACAACAATGTACAAGGTGCTTGTGACATGGGTACATTACCAAACCTATTACCAGGCTATCAAAAAGTCACAGATGACGAGGCACGTGCTAAGTTTGAAAAAGCATATGGTGTTGAAATTCAACCACAACCAGGTCGTACAAATCCGCAAATGTTGGATGCGATTATGGAAGGTAAAATGAAAGCTATGTATCTAGTAGGTGAAGATATGGCTCTCGTAGATGCAGATGCGAACCACGTAGATAAAGTTCTTTCATCTTTAGACTTCTTTGTTGTACAAGATGTATTCTTATCACGCACAGCTCAATATGCAGATGTTATTTTACCAGCAGCACCATCTCTTGAAAAAGAAGGTACATTTACGAATACAGAACGTCGTGTTCAACGCTTATATCAAGTTTTACCAACACTTGGTGAATCAAAAGCGGATTGGGAAATCCTTCAAGCAGTAGCTTGTCGCTTAGGAGCAGACTGGAATTACAGCCACCCTAGTGAAATCTATGACGAAATGGCTAGTCTTTCTCCAATTTTCTCTGGAAATAACTACGATGTATTAGAAGATTGGGGCAGCTTCCTGTGGGGTAGCCATGATGGTACAAATACACCATTACTATACGTAGATGGCTTTAACTTCCCTGATAAAAAAGCTCGTTTTGCTTTAAACGATTGGGTAAAACCTGTTGAATATGAAGCACAGTACGATTGTCACATTAACAATGGACGTATGCTAGAACACTTCCACGAAGGAAACATGACAAATAAATCAAAAGGTATTCAATCAAAAGTACCTGAAATTTTCGTAGAAGTATCACCAGAATTAGCGAAAGAAAGAGGCATTGAAGATGGAACTCTATTACGTTTAGTTTCTCCGAATGGCGCACTAAAATTAAACGCCCTTGTAACAGATCGTGTACAAGGTAACGAGCTATTCTTACCAATGAACTCTACTAGCAAAGATTCAGCGATCAACTTCTTAACAGGTTCAGCTGCTGATGTTAATACATCAACACCTGCCTATAAACAAACAAAAGTTAGAGTGGAAGTACTGAAAGCAAAAGGAAAATCACCACTTCCTAGAACAAATCCAAGAAACAAAGAGCGTCACCCACAAAACGGTGTCGAAGTACAACGTAAATGGAATCGACCTGGCTACGTTCACTTAACAACAAATTAA
- a CDS encoding DUF1641 domain-containing protein, translating to MAAPINTIKKQQLTEEQLKEQKLENLKHLLSENEDTVNQVFTIMAELNDIGALEAATKLLEAKEDVAHIALGQLTRKPVTNLINNLMGAAGALTNLNPETTTKLIDSLTIGLDEANKALESDEKISVFKLAKLMKDPDVNRALNFGIHFLQGLGKGLK from the coding sequence ATGGCTGCACCAATTAACACCATTAAAAAACAACAATTAACAGAAGAACAATTAAAAGAACAAAAACTAGAAAATTTAAAACATCTTCTTTCCGAAAATGAAGACACAGTAAATCAAGTGTTTACTATCATGGCCGAGTTAAATGATATTGGCGCACTAGAAGCTGCTACAAAACTTCTTGAAGCAAAAGAAGATGTTGCCCATATTGCACTTGGTCAGTTGACTCGCAAACCAGTTACGAATCTCATCAACAACTTAATGGGTGCTGCAGGTGCTTTAACGAACTTGAATCCAGAAACAACAACAAAGCTAATAGACAGTTTAACTATCGGCTTAGATGAAGCAAACAAAGCATTAGAAAGTGACGAAAAAATCAGTGTCTTCAAGTTGGCAAAGCTGATGAAAGATCCAGATGTCAATCGGGCATTAAACTTTGGCATCCACTTCTTACAAGGGCTTGGCAAAGGCTTAAAATAG
- a CDS encoding P-loop NTPase — translation MLTNENILNALKEVNDPELHKSVVELNMVRNIQIEGTHISLDVILTIQGCPLKAKIQQDIEQALKELGATSVSLTFGSMTDEERRNLTASLKNQNVTDQGMPKMLKPDSGVKFIAVTSGKGGVGKSTVTINLAVALARLGKNVGILDADIYGFSIPAMMKINQKPTMLDQTAIPVVSDGVKIMSMGFFAKDNQPVMWRGPMLNKWIRNFLVNTHWGNLDYLLLDLPPGTGDIAIDVAAMIPQAQEIIVTTPHNAASHVASRAGLMAQHTKHTILGVIENMAYFENSDGEKHYLFGQGGAEQLADELDANVIAQVPFAHPEENTGSSVYDEDSIIGEIFTHLAEDIIHQKDIEFSAL, via the coding sequence ATGCTAACAAATGAGAACATTTTAAATGCACTGAAAGAAGTTAATGACCCAGAACTTCATAAAAGCGTCGTTGAGTTAAATATGGTGCGCAATATACAAATTGAAGGGACGCATATCTCACTTGACGTGATCTTAACGATTCAAGGCTGCCCATTAAAAGCAAAGATTCAACAAGATATTGAACAAGCTTTAAAAGAACTTGGCGCTACAAGTGTCTCCCTTACATTCGGTTCAATGACAGATGAAGAACGCCGCAATTTAACAGCTTCTTTAAAAAATCAAAATGTGACAGATCAAGGGATGCCTAAGATGCTTAAGCCTGATTCCGGCGTCAAATTCATCGCCGTAACGAGTGGTAAAGGCGGTGTTGGAAAATCGACTGTTACGATTAACTTAGCAGTTGCCCTTGCCCGTCTTGGAAAAAATGTCGGTATTTTAGATGCTGACATTTATGGCTTTAGTATTCCTGCTATGATGAAGATAAATCAAAAACCAACAATGCTTGACCAAACTGCTATTCCTGTTGTGAGTGATGGAGTAAAAATCATGTCGATGGGCTTTTTTGCAAAGGACAATCAACCTGTCATGTGGCGTGGCCCAATGCTCAATAAATGGATTCGCAATTTTCTTGTCAACACTCATTGGGGCAATTTGGATTATCTGCTGCTGGATTTACCGCCCGGAACAGGAGATATTGCCATCGATGTGGCGGCAATGATACCGCAAGCACAAGAAATAATTGTAACAACACCGCATAATGCTGCTTCTCATGTAGCCTCACGTGCAGGTTTGATGGCTCAGCACACCAAACATACCATTTTAGGTGTTATTGAAAATATGGCTTACTTTGAAAATTCAGATGGCGAAAAGCACTATCTTTTCGGTCAAGGTGGTGCCGAACAATTAGCAGATGAACTTGATGCAAATGTCATTGCCCAAGTTCCATTTGCTCACCCTGAGGAAAATACCGGTTCTTCGGTTTATGATGAAGACTCCATTATTGGTGAAATATTTACGCATCTTGCAGAAGATATTATTCATCAAAAAGATATAGAATTCTCAGCTTTATAG
- a CDS encoding KinB-signaling pathway activation protein → MTIRNWVKFAFWALLIGGLVNAVASLIIRWDFYQPYLTNGEITEFLAAVIWNIILGFTMSVMAQAGFFAYLTLHQVGVNIFRSLTLWNWVQVVLILVVLVDIIVFRFAPGAETAVDWIIYGTLLVVLVGAAILTAIKKVKMTQKPHVLISTMFFMIVVTSLEWIIALVGRQDNIDVYVALLLFPLVAVNAFQILMLPKYNSQSEADRKKLEERRKVRKETTNVAKA, encoded by the coding sequence GTGACGATACGAAACTGGGTTAAATTCGCTTTTTGGGCGTTGTTAATTGGTGGCTTAGTTAATGCAGTTGCCTCGTTAATAATTCGTTGGGACTTTTACCAACCATATTTAACGAACGGTGAGATTACCGAATTTTTGGCGGCAGTCATTTGGAATATTATTTTAGGATTTACGATGAGTGTGATGGCACAGGCTGGTTTCTTTGCATATTTAACATTACACCAAGTTGGGGTAAATATTTTTAGATCATTAACTTTGTGGAATTGGGTACAAGTAGTGTTAATTCTCGTAGTATTAGTAGATATTATTGTATTCCGTTTCGCTCCTGGTGCAGAAACAGCTGTTGACTGGATTATCTATGGTACTCTTCTTGTTGTTTTGGTGGGAGCAGCAATACTGACAGCCATCAAAAAAGTAAAGATGACTCAAAAACCACATGTACTCATTTCAACAATGTTCTTTATGATTGTTGTTACATCATTAGAGTGGATTATTGCATTAGTGGGACGCCAAGATAATATTGATGTATATGTAGCGCTATTATTATTCCCATTAGTAGCGGTTAATGCATTCCAAATTTTGATGTTGCCAAAATACAATTCGCAGTCAGAAGCAGATCGAAAAAAACTAGAAGAACGCCGCAAAGTAAGAAAAGAAACAACAAACGTGGCCAAAGCATAA
- the gerD gene encoding spore germination lipoprotein GerD — translation MRHFFILLILALSLAGCSDAKSTTLSYEEVKKIMVDAIQTEEGKKAIRQLFEDKSFRELLILNTEEIKKATEETLLSKEAADFWMTTFEDPKFQETFAKSMQKQQEDLMKKLLNDASYQEDLTSFFGQPDMQKQLETILKGAVMRKELEKVVMETIENPLLQSKWQELVKKSSGEQEDDSKKKEGESGAKKEEASSQ, via the coding sequence ATGCGACATTTTTTCATTTTGCTGATACTTGCACTTTCACTCGCCGGCTGTAGTGATGCTAAATCAACAACACTTTCCTATGAAGAAGTGAAGAAAATTATGGTCGATGCCATACAAACGGAGGAAGGTAAAAAGGCCATTCGTCAGTTGTTCGAAGATAAAAGCTTTCGTGAGCTCCTCATTTTAAATACTGAAGAAATCAAAAAAGCCACTGAGGAAACTTTACTCTCAAAAGAAGCAGCCGACTTTTGGATGACAACCTTTGAAGACCCGAAATTTCAAGAAACTTTTGCTAAAAGTATGCAAAAGCAGCAAGAGGATTTAATGAAAAAGTTATTAAATGATGCCTCCTACCAAGAAGACTTAACCTCCTTTTTTGGTCAACCCGATATGCAAAAACAGCTCGAGACAATTTTAAAGGGTGCTGTTATGCGGAAAGAACTTGAAAAAGTAGTTATGGAAACGATTGAAAACCCACTCTTACAATCGAAATGGCAGGAGCTTGTAAAGAAAAGCAGCGGCGAGCAGGAAGACGACTCAAAGAAAAAAGAAGGGGAGTCTGGTGCAAAAAAAGAAGAGGCATCTTCGCAATGA
- a CDS encoding P-loop NTPase, translating to MLNEQQVRDLLGELQDPFLHKSLAETKGVTNVSIKAEKEHVSVRIAIAKTNTPEQMQLQMKIVEVLKENGAASVGIRFEELPQEVLKAFRGQATEAEAQDILSPLSSVQFISIASGKGGVGKSTVSVNMAVALARLGKKVGLIDADIYGFSVPDMMGITEMPVVKDDRIYPVERLGVKVISMGFFVENNAPIVWRGPMLGKVLDQFFRDVDWGDLDYLLLDLPPGTGDVALDIHQMLPASKEIVVTTPHPTAAFVAARAGAMALQTNHDILGVIENMAWYENKAGEKEFVFGQGGGPKLADELRTNLLGQIPLGQPDWTEEDFAPSIYAAEHSIGKNYLQIAQGIVDSLAK from the coding sequence GTGTTAAACGAGCAACAAGTCCGAGACCTATTAGGCGAATTACAAGATCCGTTTTTACATAAATCATTAGCAGAAACAAAAGGTGTAACAAACGTTTCAATTAAAGCAGAAAAAGAGCACGTAAGCGTTCGTATTGCGATTGCAAAAACAAATACGCCTGAGCAAATGCAACTTCAAATGAAAATTGTTGAGGTGCTAAAAGAGAATGGCGCGGCTTCTGTGGGGATTCGTTTTGAAGAGTTACCTCAAGAAGTATTAAAAGCATTCCGCGGACAAGCAACAGAAGCGGAAGCACAAGATATTTTATCACCATTATCAAGCGTGCAATTTATTTCGATTGCTTCGGGTAAAGGTGGCGTAGGAAAATCAACAGTATCGGTTAACATGGCAGTTGCTTTAGCACGTTTAGGCAAAAAAGTGGGCTTAATCGATGCGGATATTTACGGTTTCTCTGTACCTGATATGATGGGTATTACAGAAATGCCAGTTGTAAAAGACGACCGTATTTACCCAGTAGAGCGTTTAGGTGTAAAAGTAATTTCTATGGGCTTCTTCGTAGAAAACAACGCACCAATTGTATGGCGCGGACCAATGCTAGGTAAAGTGTTAGATCAGTTCTTCCGCGATGTTGATTGGGGCGATTTAGACTACTTACTATTAGACTTACCACCAGGTACAGGTGACGTAGCGCTTGATATTCATCAAATGCTACCGGCTTCAAAAGAGATTGTCGTAACAACGCCGCACCCAACAGCTGCATTCGTAGCAGCACGTGCAGGGGCAATGGCATTACAAACAAACCATGATATTTTAGGTGTTATCGAAAACATGGCTTGGTATGAAAATAAAGCTGGTGAAAAAGAGTTCGTATTCGGTCAGGGCGGCGGTCCGAAGCTTGCTGACGAATTACGTACTAATTTACTTGGACAAATTCCGCTTGGTCAGCCTGATTGGACAGAGGAAGATTTTGCACCTTCAATTTATGCAGCGGAACACTCAATAGGAAAAAATTATTTACAAATTGCTCAAGGCATTGTAGATTCATTAGCGAAATAA